Proteins co-encoded in one Pelobates fuscus isolate aPelFus1 chromosome 5, aPelFus1.pri, whole genome shotgun sequence genomic window:
- the SUDS3 gene encoding sin3 histone deacetylase corepressor complex component SDS3 isoform X1 — MSSAGVLSPAAAAAATDYYEEEELESAEEEDDRSFRGRESDEDTEDASETDLAKHDNVDYVEMKEQMYQDKLASLKRQLQQLQEGTHQEYQKRMKKLDQQYKERLRNAELFLQLETEQVERNYIKEKKAAVKEFEDKKVELKENLIAELEEKKKMIENEKLTMELTGDSMEVKPIMTRKLRRRPNDPVPIPDKRRKPAPAQLNYLLTDEQIMEDLRTLNKIDSVGFFSCKGTLKALKSPKRPVSPSTPEHLPATQIESPAQRFEARIEEGKLYYDKRWYHKSQAIYLESKDISKLSCVISSVGTNEIWVRKSSDSTKMRIYLGQLQKGTFVIRRRSAA; from the exons ATGAGCTCGGCGGGGGTGCTGTCCCCGGCCGCCGCCGCCGCTGCTACCGATTACTACGAGGAGGAGGAGCTGGAGAGCGCGGAGGAAGAGGATGATCGCAGCTTTCGAGGACGGGAGTCCGATGAGG atACTGAAGATGCCAGCGAAACAGACCTTGCAAAGCATGACAATGTGGACTATGTGGAAATGAAAGAACA GATGTATCAGGACAAACTGGCATCTCTCAAGAGACAGTTACAACAACTTCAGGAAG GCACGCATCAAGAGTACCAGAAACGCATGAAAAAGCTAGATCAACAATACAAAGAGAGATTACGAAATGCTG aacttttcCTGCAGCTTGAA ACTGAGCAAGTGGAAAGGAACTACATTAAGGAAAAGAAAGCCGCTGTAAAAGAATTTGAAGATAAGAAGGTTGAGCTGAAGGAGAATCTGATTGCGGAgttggaagaaaagaaaaaaatgattgaAAATGAGAAATTAACCATGGAATTGACAGGCG ATTCCATGGAAGTTAAACCTATCATGACACGCAAGTTGCGTCGACGACCGAATGATCCAGTCCCAATTCCAGATAAGAGGAGAAAACCTGCTCCTG CTCAGCTTAATTACTTGTTGACCGATGAACAAATCATGGAAGACTTGAGGACACTAAACAAA ATTGACagtgttggttttttttcttgtaaagggacactcaaggct ttaaaatctccaaagaggCCTG TATCCCCATCAACCCCGGAGCATCTTCCAGCCACACAAATTGAATCACCTGCCCAGCGTTTTGAGGCACGAATAGAAGAAGGGAAACTCTACTATGATAAAAGATG GTACCACAAGAGTCAGGCGATATATCTTGAGTCAAAGGACATTTCAAAACTCAGCTGTGTCATCAGTTCTGTAGGAACCAATGAG ATATGGGTAAGAAAGAGCAGTGACAGCACAAAAATGAGGATTTACCTGGGCCAGCTACAAAAGGGCACATTTGTGATTCGCAGGCGTTCAGCAGCATGA
- the SUDS3 gene encoding sin3 histone deacetylase corepressor complex component SDS3 isoform X2 → MSSAGVLSPAAAAAATDYYEEEELESAEEEDDRSFRGRESDEDTEDASETDLAKHDNVDYVEMKEQMYQDKLASLKRQLQQLQEGTHQEYQKRMKKLDQQYKERLRNAELFLQLETEQVERNYIKEKKAAVKEFEDKKVELKENLIAELEEKKKMIENEKLTMELTGDSMEVKPIMTRKLRRRPNDPVPIPDKRRKPAPAQLNYLLTDEQIMEDLRTLNKLKSPKRPVSPSTPEHLPATQIESPAQRFEARIEEGKLYYDKRWYHKSQAIYLESKDISKLSCVISSVGTNEIWVRKSSDSTKMRIYLGQLQKGTFVIRRRSAA, encoded by the exons ATGAGCTCGGCGGGGGTGCTGTCCCCGGCCGCCGCCGCCGCTGCTACCGATTACTACGAGGAGGAGGAGCTGGAGAGCGCGGAGGAAGAGGATGATCGCAGCTTTCGAGGACGGGAGTCCGATGAGG atACTGAAGATGCCAGCGAAACAGACCTTGCAAAGCATGACAATGTGGACTATGTGGAAATGAAAGAACA GATGTATCAGGACAAACTGGCATCTCTCAAGAGACAGTTACAACAACTTCAGGAAG GCACGCATCAAGAGTACCAGAAACGCATGAAAAAGCTAGATCAACAATACAAAGAGAGATTACGAAATGCTG aacttttcCTGCAGCTTGAA ACTGAGCAAGTGGAAAGGAACTACATTAAGGAAAAGAAAGCCGCTGTAAAAGAATTTGAAGATAAGAAGGTTGAGCTGAAGGAGAATCTGATTGCGGAgttggaagaaaagaaaaaaatgattgaAAATGAGAAATTAACCATGGAATTGACAGGCG ATTCCATGGAAGTTAAACCTATCATGACACGCAAGTTGCGTCGACGACCGAATGATCCAGTCCCAATTCCAGATAAGAGGAGAAAACCTGCTCCTG CTCAGCTTAATTACTTGTTGACCGATGAACAAATCATGGAAGACTTGAGGACACTAAACAAA ttaaaatctccaaagaggCCTG TATCCCCATCAACCCCGGAGCATCTTCCAGCCACACAAATTGAATCACCTGCCCAGCGTTTTGAGGCACGAATAGAAGAAGGGAAACTCTACTATGATAAAAGATG GTACCACAAGAGTCAGGCGATATATCTTGAGTCAAAGGACATTTCAAAACTCAGCTGTGTCATCAGTTCTGTAGGAACCAATGAG ATATGGGTAAGAAAGAGCAGTGACAGCACAAAAATGAGGATTTACCTGGGCCAGCTACAAAAGGGCACATTTGTGATTCGCAGGCGTTCAGCAGCATGA